Proteins found in one Acropora muricata isolate sample 2 unplaced genomic scaffold, ASM3666990v1 scaffold_559, whole genome shotgun sequence genomic segment:
- the LOC136904418 gene encoding uncharacterized protein: MPDRSRSREDANERRDRKRISSAVVVSKSFQKVQDKRNSPEPIRERRYRKRSPDNVRDSDRRTSRLHMDRDENREDRRKRISDRLGPRKRRSEEHVEHPVGKEDEGDKLRQRNERFSRRGRSPQRRTVFDRLEQGPPRGRGAAQGEAFRDQRMIEIDVNPQDVPRGKRYFLHDDREVPRRQKNDR; the protein is encoded by the exons ATCCCGAGAGGATGCAAACGAACGAAGAGATAGAAAACGAATAAGTTCCGCTGTTGTGGTCTCAAAGAGCTTCCAGAAAGTTCAAGATAAACG GAATTCTCCAGAGCCCATCAGAGAAAGGCGTTACAGAAAGCGATCCCCTGATAATGTGCGAGACTCTGACAGAAGAACAAGTAGACTACATATGGACCGTGATGAAAACCGGGAAGACAGACGAAAAAGAATAAGTGATCGACTTGGCCCCCGGAAAAGGAGAAGTGAGGAGCATGTTGAGCATCCTGTAGGCAAAGAAGATGAAGGAGATAAATTGAGGCAAAGAAATGAACGATTCT CAAGGCGAGGAAGAAGTCCTCAAAGACGTACAGTATTTGACCGCTTAGAGCAAGGACCTCCACGAGGTAGAGGAGCTGCACAAGGGGAAGCATTCAGGGATCAAAGGATGATTGAAATTGATGTAAATCCACAGGATGTACCACGAGGGAAACGCTACTTCTTG catGATGACCGAGAAGTTCCACGCCGTCAGAAAAATGACAGATAA